The Canis lupus baileyi chromosome 29, mCanLup2.hap1, whole genome shotgun sequence genome includes a region encoding these proteins:
- the C29H10orf120 gene encoding uncharacterized protein C10orf120 homolog, whose translation MIREWENGCQKMGKQKAQERKVADGMWRKDGTPVRIYNTSDSFWEKDSLCCQRNLCSASPLEIWTKFYKSDPRIALGKYSPLEKEILRLGGVHTVAARKLLTYKQEEEWKMLKELQSLSSNYKRVMEYRTQHSPPCATCRPLEKIWTAKVIVPSEEFRMPQREKLTIMKHIERMQLARALRNKQLLPYIERFRGSSFLPRGRLCPVAKDKTGEDEDDEADFYDDAKQEERGKAEKRQEMNMKVIFKSEEPKKCFIQHPNNRKPFFPTKKAERSITGLTNRNLLHLAEFPGDLMLMNQDFISRGVFPTEVTKASLLGEESVRKEYMPKAASHQY comes from the exons ATGATCAGAGAATGGGAGAATGGCTGTCAGAAGATGGGAAAACAGAAAGCCCAAGAAAGGAAGGTTGCAGACGGAATGTGGAGGAAGGATGGAACGCCAGTCAGGATATATAACACTAGCGACTCCTTCTGGGAGAAAGACTCCTTGTGCTGTCAACGGAATCTGTGTTCTGCTTCACCACTGGA GATATGGACCAAATTCTACAAATCAGATCCACGCATTGCCCTCGGGAAATACTCCCCCTTGGAAAAAGAGATCCTA CGTCTGGGTGGTGTTCACACGGTAGCAGCAAGAAAACTTCTGACTTACAAGCAAGAGGAAGAATGGAAAATGCTCAAGGAGCTCCAATCACTGTCTTCCAACTACAAGCGGGTGATGGAATATAGAACACAGCATTCCCCTCCCTGTGCCACCTGTAGGCCCCTAGAGAAAATATGGACAGCAAAGGTGATCGTGCCCTCAGAGGAGTTCAGAATGCCACAACGTGAGAAGCTCACCATCATGAAGCACATAGAACGGATGCAGCTTGCTCGAGCCCTAAGAAATAAGCAGCTCTTGCCCTACATCGAGAGGTTTCGGGGCTCTTCATTTCTACCTAGAGGGCGCCTGTGCCCAGTGGCAAAAGACAAGACCGGGGAAGACGAGGACGATGAGGCTGATTTCTATGATGACGCCAAGCAAGAGGAGAGAGGCAAGGCAGAGAAAAGACAAGAGATGAACATGAAAGTAATTTTCAAGTCAGAAGAGCCAAAAAAGTGTTTCATACAACATCCAAATAATCGGAAACCATTCTTCCCCACAAAGAAAGCAGAACGGTCCATCACTGGCTTAACCAACCGGAATCTTCTCCACTTGGCTGAATTCCCTGGTGACCTAATGCTAATGAATCAGGATTTTATATCACGGGGAGTCTTCCCCACCGAGGTGACAAAGGCCAGCCTCCTGGGGGAAGAGAGCGTCCGGAAAGAGTACATGCCTAAAGCTGCCTCTCACCAATATTAA